A window of Melopsittacus undulatus isolate bMelUnd1 chromosome 2, bMelUnd1.mat.Z, whole genome shotgun sequence contains these coding sequences:
- the BCL9 gene encoding B-cell CLL/lymphoma 9 protein isoform X1, with protein MHSSNPKVRNSPSGNTQSSPKSKQEVMVRPPTVMSPSGNPQLDSKFSNQGKQGGSTSQSQPSPCDPKSGGHPPKVLPGPGGSMGLKNGAGNGAKGKGKRERSISADSFEQREAGTPNDDPEIKDCNSADHVKSQESQHTPHSMTPSNTSAPRSSTPSHGLAATLEPASGQKTPSKVVYVFSTEMANKAAEAVLKGQVETIVSFHIQNISNSKAERNTVPLNPQITALRTEPKPLPQAQPPAAQDQNPPQNAKMQPTPPLSAPVSKSTGPPCPIDQDSPSVESKVMSVGSPANSTPLQTEGFGQSSTPNNRAVSPVSQGSNSSTADPKGPPQQVSGGDPSSLGENPDGLSQEQLEHRERSLQTLRDIQRMLFPDEKEFAGGQSGGPPPNAGVLDGPQKKPEGPIQAMMAQSQSLGKGSGSRTDGGPSFGPQGHRDMPFSPDEMGPPPMTSQSGPIGPDHLDHMTPEQVAWLKLQQEFYEEKRRKQEQVVVQQCSLQDMMVHQHGPRGVVRGPPPPYQMTPGEGWGPGGPEPFPEGMNMSHSLPPRGMAPHPNVPGSQMRLPGFAGMMNPDMEGPSVPNPASRPGLSGVSWPDDVPKIPDGRNFPPGQGVFSGPGRGERFPNPQGLPEELYQQQLAEKQMGLPPGLNMESIRPGMEINRMMPSQRHMEPGNNPIFPRMPVEGPMSPSRGDFPKGIPPQMASGRELEFGMGPGSMKGDMGMSVSMGSNPPLVPQKLREAGVVPEEMMKLRPVVPEMLSSQQKMVPLPFGEHPQQEYGMGPRPFLPMSQGPGVGLRNLREQIGPDQRTNNRLSHMPPLPLNPTSNPNSLNTAPPVQRSLGRKPLDISAAGQVHSPGINPLKSPTMRQVQSPMMGSPSGNLKSPQTPSQLAGMLAGPTAAAAAASIKSPPVLGSAAASPVHLKSPSLPAPSPGWTSSPKPPLQSPGIPPNHKASLTMSSPAMLGNVESGGPPPSTASQSAPVTLPGNLPSSSPYTMPPEPTLSQNPLSIMMSRMSKFAMPSSTPLYHDAIKTVASSDDDSPPARSPNLPPMNSVPGMGINSQNPRISGPNPVGPMPTLSPMGMTQPLSHNNQMPSPNAMGPNIPPHGVPVGPGLMSHNPMMGHSSQESPMVPQGRLGFPQGFPPVQSPPQQVPFPHNGPSGGQGNFPAGMGFHGEGPLGRPTNLPQSSTDPALCKTGGPGGPDSFTVLGNNMPSVFTDPELQEVIRPGATGIPEFDLSRIIPSEKPSQTLQYFPRGEVPGRKQPQGPGPGFSHMQGMIGEQTPRMGLTLPGMGGPGPVGTPDIPLGTAPSMPGHNPMRPPAFLQQGMMGPHHRMMSPAQTAMPGQPALMSNPVAAVGMIPGKDRAPAGLYSHPGPVGSPGMMMSMQGMMGPQQNIMIPPQMRPRGMAADVGMGGFSQGPGNPGNMMF; from the exons ATGCATTCCAGTAACCCCAAAGTGAGGAATTCCCCATCAGGCAACACACAGAG TAGCCCCAAATCAAAGCAGGAGGTGATGGTCCGTCCCCCTACAGTGATGTCCCCGTCTGGCAACCCCCAGCTGGATTCCAAATTTTCCAACCAGGGCAAACAAGGGGGCTCAACCAGCCAATCCCAGCCCTCTCCCTGTGACCCCAAAAGTGGAGGTCACCCCCCCAAAGTGCTCCCTGGCCCAGGTGGTAGCATGGGGCTGAAGAATGGGGCTGGAAATGGTGccaaggggaaggggaagagagagaggagcATTTCAGCAGACTCCTTTGAACAGAGAGAAGCTGGGACTCCCAATGACGACCCTGAAATCAAAG aCTGCAATTCTGCTGATCATGTGAAATCCCAGGAGTCTCAGCACACACCACACTCCATGACACCTTCAAACACTTCAGCCCCAAGGTCTTCCACACCTTCCCATGGCCTGGCTGCCACTTTGGAGCCAGCAAGTGGGCAGAAGACTCCATCCAAAGTGGTTTATGTCTTTTCTACTGAGATGGCCAACAA GGCTGCAGAAGCTGTGCTGAAGGGACAGGTGGAAACTATTGTGTCCTTTCATATCCAGAACATCTCAAACAGCAAGGCGGAACGAAACACTGTACCCTTG AACCCCCAGATCACTGCACTTCGGACTGAACCCAAGCCCCTGCCGCAGGCCCAGCCTCCTGCTGCCCAGGACCAGAACCCTCCCCAGAATGCCAAAATGCAGCCGACTCCACCCTTGTCAGCACCTGTATCCAAATCCACTGGCCCCCCGTGTCCCATAGATCAGGACAGTCCGAGCGTTGAAAGCAAAGTGATGTCTGTGGGCAGCCCTGCCAACTCTACCCCATTGCAGACAGAAGGATTTGGACAGAGTTCGACCCCCAATAATCGGGCAGTCAGCCCAGTTTCCCAAGGTAGCAATAGCTCCACTGCAGATCCCAAAGGTCCTCCGCAGCAGGTGTCTGGTGGGGACCCATCCAGTTTGGGTGAGAATCCAGATGGACTTTcacaggagcagctggagcatcGAGAGCGCTCGTTGCAGACTCTGAGAGATATACAGCGCATGCTCTTCCCCGATGAGAAAGAGTTTGCAGGAGGGCAAAGTGGGGGGCCACCTCCAAATGCTGGGGTGCTGGATGGTCCCCAAAAGAAACCTGAAGGGCCGATACAGGCTATGATGGCTCAATCCCAAAGTTTAGGCAAAGGTTCAGGGTCTCGGACAGATGGAGGGCCCTCATTTGGCCCTCAAGGACACAGGGACATGCCTTTTTCCCCAGATGAAATGGGGCCACCACCAATGACCTCCCAGTCAGGACCTATAGGCCCAGACCACCTGGACCACATGACTCCTGAGCAAGTGGCCTGGctcaagctgcagcaggagttctatgaagagaagagaaggaagcaggagcagGTGGTGGTGCAGCAGTGTTCGCTGCAGGACATGATGGTCCATCAGCATGGGCCACGTGGAGTGGTCCGAGGCCCTCCTCCTCCCTACCAGATGACCCCTGGGGAGGGCTGGGGACCTGGGGGTCCAGAGCCCTTCCCTGAAGGCATGAACATGTCGCACTCTCTGCCCCCCCGGGGCATGGCCCCACATCCCAACGTGCCTGGGAGCCAGATGCGCCTGCCTGGTTTTGCAGGAATGATGAACCCTGACATGGAGGGCCCCAGTGTCCCGAATCCTGCCTCACGGCCTGGGCTTTCGGGAGTTAGTTGGCCAGATGATGTGCCAAAAATCCCAGATGGCCGAAACTTCCCTCCTGGACAGGGTGTCTTCAGCGGCCCTGGCCGAGGGGAGCGGTTCCCCAACCCACAAGGTCTGCCTGAAGAGCTGTatcagcagcagctggctgaGAAGCAGATGGGCCTCCCTCCTGGCCTGAACATGGAAAGCATCAGGCCCGGCATGGAGATAAACAGAATGATGCCCTCCCAGAGACACATGGAGCCTGGGAACAATCCCATCTTCCCTCGCATGCCAGTGGAAGGGCCGATGAGCCCCTCTAGGGGGGACTTCCCAAAAGGAATACCCCCACAAATGGCCtctggcagggagctggagttCGGGATGGGCCCTGGCAGCATGAAGGGGGACATGGGCATGAGTGTCAGCATGGGCTCCAATCCGCCCCTGGTCCCTCAGAAGCTGAGGGAGGCAGGAGTCGTGCCGGAAGAGATGATGAAACTGCGCCCCGTTGTGCCGGAGATGCTCTCCTCTCAGCAGAAAATGGTGCCGCTGCCGTTCGGAGAGCACCCGCAGCAAGAGTATGGCATGGGTCCCCGGCCTTTCCTCCCCATGTCTCAGGGCCCAGGAGTTGGTCTCCGAAATCTCAGAGAACAGATTGGGCCTGACCAAAGGACTAACAACCGGCTCAGCCACATGCCGCCACTACCTCTCAATCCCACCAGTAACCCTAATAGCCTCAACACTGCTCCGCCTGTGCAGCGCAGCCTAGGCCGCAAGCCCTTGGATATCTCTGCAGCCGGTCAGGTGCATTCGCCAGGAATCAACCCTCTCAAGTCCCCCACGATGCGCCAGGTCCAGTCTCCCATGATGGGGTCTCCCTCGGGGAACCTCAAGTCCCCTCAGACGCCCTCCCAGCTGGCAGGAATGCTCGCAGgccccactgctgcagctgccgcTGCCTCCATTAAGTCCCCCCCTGTCTTGgggtctgctgctgcttctcctgtccACCTCAAGTCTCCGTCTCTCCCTGCACCTTCTCCTGGATGGACTTCATCTCCAAAGCCTCCTTTGCAGAGCCCTGGGATTCCCCCGAACCACAAGGCGTCTCTCACCATGTCCTCTCCAGCCATGCTGGGGAACGTGGAGTCAG GTGGCCCACCTCCTTCCACAGCCAGCCAGTCTGCTCCTGTGACTCTCCCTGGAAACCTTCCCTCTAGCAGTCCTTACACAATGCCTCCAGAGCCAACCCTCTCCCAGAATCCCCTCTCCATAATGATGTCCAGGATGTCCAAATTTGCCATGCCCAGCTCTACTCCACTTTATCATGATGCCATCAAAACTGTGGCCAGCTCGGATGATGACTCCCCTCCAGCACGCTCCCCAAATTTGCCACCTATGAACAGCGTACCAG GAATGGGCATTAATTCTCAGAATCCTCGAATTTCAGGTCCAAACCCAGTGGGTCCAATGCCAACCCTTAGCCCAATGGGAATGACCCAGCCTCTTTCCCATAACAACCAGATGCCCTCTCCAAATGCTATGGGACCCAATATACCTCCTCATGGGGTCCCTGTGGGACCTGGCCTGATGTCACACAACCCAATGATGGGGCACAGTTCCCAGGAGTCTCCAATGGTACCTCAAGGACGCCTGGGCTTCCCACAGGGGTTCCCTCCTGTACAGTCCCCTCCACAGCAGGTGCCATTTCCACACAACGGGCCCAGCGGTGGACAAGGCAACTTCCCAGCGGGAATGGGCTTCCATGGAGAAGGACCTCTGGGGCGTCCTACCAACTTGCCCCAAAGTTCGACAGATCCAGCACTTTGCAAGACTGGAGGCCCTGGTGGTCCAGACTCCTTCACAGTTCTTGGAAACAATATGCCTTCAGTTTTCACCGatccagagctgcaggaggtgaTCCGTCCTGGAGCCACAGGAATACCTGAGTTTGACCTGTCCAGGATTATCCCATCAGAGAAGCCTAGCCAGACACTACAGTATTTCCCTCGTGGGGAGGTGCCAGGCCGCAAGCAGCCACAGGGTCCTGGGCCTGGCTTTTCTCACATGCAGGGGATGATAGGAGAGCAGACCCCGAGGATGGGACTAACGCTGCCTGGTATGGGAGGCCCTGGGCCAGTGGGAACTCCAGATATCCCTCTTGGGACGGCTCCATCCATGCCAGGTCATAACCCGATGAGGCCGcctgccttcctgcagcagggcatGATGGGGCCACACCACCGCATGATGTCACCAGCACAGACGGCGATGCCTGGGCAGCCCGCACTCATGAGCAACCCTGTGGCCGCTGTGGGCATGATCCCTGGCAAGGACCGAGCCCCTGCGGGGCTGTACAGCCACCCGGGGCCTGTTGGGTCACCTGGCATGATGATGTCAATGCAGGGCATGATGGGACCCCAACAAAACATCATGATTCCCCCCCAGATGAGGCCCCGAGGTATGGCTGCTGACGTTGGCATGGGAGGATTTAGCCAAGGCCCTGGAAACCCAGGGAACATGATGTTTTGA
- the BCL9 gene encoding B-cell CLL/lymphoma 9 protein isoform X2, translated as MHSSNPKVRNSPSGNTQSPKSKQEVMVRPPTVMSPSGNPQLDSKFSNQGKQGGSTSQSQPSPCDPKSGGHPPKVLPGPGGSMGLKNGAGNGAKGKGKRERSISADSFEQREAGTPNDDPEIKDCNSADHVKSQESQHTPHSMTPSNTSAPRSSTPSHGLAATLEPASGQKTPSKVVYVFSTEMANKAAEAVLKGQVETIVSFHIQNISNSKAERNTVPLNPQITALRTEPKPLPQAQPPAAQDQNPPQNAKMQPTPPLSAPVSKSTGPPCPIDQDSPSVESKVMSVGSPANSTPLQTEGFGQSSTPNNRAVSPVSQGSNSSTADPKGPPQQVSGGDPSSLGENPDGLSQEQLEHRERSLQTLRDIQRMLFPDEKEFAGGQSGGPPPNAGVLDGPQKKPEGPIQAMMAQSQSLGKGSGSRTDGGPSFGPQGHRDMPFSPDEMGPPPMTSQSGPIGPDHLDHMTPEQVAWLKLQQEFYEEKRRKQEQVVVQQCSLQDMMVHQHGPRGVVRGPPPPYQMTPGEGWGPGGPEPFPEGMNMSHSLPPRGMAPHPNVPGSQMRLPGFAGMMNPDMEGPSVPNPASRPGLSGVSWPDDVPKIPDGRNFPPGQGVFSGPGRGERFPNPQGLPEELYQQQLAEKQMGLPPGLNMESIRPGMEINRMMPSQRHMEPGNNPIFPRMPVEGPMSPSRGDFPKGIPPQMASGRELEFGMGPGSMKGDMGMSVSMGSNPPLVPQKLREAGVVPEEMMKLRPVVPEMLSSQQKMVPLPFGEHPQQEYGMGPRPFLPMSQGPGVGLRNLREQIGPDQRTNNRLSHMPPLPLNPTSNPNSLNTAPPVQRSLGRKPLDISAAGQVHSPGINPLKSPTMRQVQSPMMGSPSGNLKSPQTPSQLAGMLAGPTAAAAAASIKSPPVLGSAAASPVHLKSPSLPAPSPGWTSSPKPPLQSPGIPPNHKASLTMSSPAMLGNVESGGPPPSTASQSAPVTLPGNLPSSSPYTMPPEPTLSQNPLSIMMSRMSKFAMPSSTPLYHDAIKTVASSDDDSPPARSPNLPPMNSVPGMGINSQNPRISGPNPVGPMPTLSPMGMTQPLSHNNQMPSPNAMGPNIPPHGVPVGPGLMSHNPMMGHSSQESPMVPQGRLGFPQGFPPVQSPPQQVPFPHNGPSGGQGNFPAGMGFHGEGPLGRPTNLPQSSTDPALCKTGGPGGPDSFTVLGNNMPSVFTDPELQEVIRPGATGIPEFDLSRIIPSEKPSQTLQYFPRGEVPGRKQPQGPGPGFSHMQGMIGEQTPRMGLTLPGMGGPGPVGTPDIPLGTAPSMPGHNPMRPPAFLQQGMMGPHHRMMSPAQTAMPGQPALMSNPVAAVGMIPGKDRAPAGLYSHPGPVGSPGMMMSMQGMMGPQQNIMIPPQMRPRGMAADVGMGGFSQGPGNPGNMMF; from the exons ATGCATTCCAGTAACCCCAAAGTGAGGAATTCCCCATCAGGCAACACACAGAG CCCCAAATCAAAGCAGGAGGTGATGGTCCGTCCCCCTACAGTGATGTCCCCGTCTGGCAACCCCCAGCTGGATTCCAAATTTTCCAACCAGGGCAAACAAGGGGGCTCAACCAGCCAATCCCAGCCCTCTCCCTGTGACCCCAAAAGTGGAGGTCACCCCCCCAAAGTGCTCCCTGGCCCAGGTGGTAGCATGGGGCTGAAGAATGGGGCTGGAAATGGTGccaaggggaaggggaagagagagaggagcATTTCAGCAGACTCCTTTGAACAGAGAGAAGCTGGGACTCCCAATGACGACCCTGAAATCAAAG aCTGCAATTCTGCTGATCATGTGAAATCCCAGGAGTCTCAGCACACACCACACTCCATGACACCTTCAAACACTTCAGCCCCAAGGTCTTCCACACCTTCCCATGGCCTGGCTGCCACTTTGGAGCCAGCAAGTGGGCAGAAGACTCCATCCAAAGTGGTTTATGTCTTTTCTACTGAGATGGCCAACAA GGCTGCAGAAGCTGTGCTGAAGGGACAGGTGGAAACTATTGTGTCCTTTCATATCCAGAACATCTCAAACAGCAAGGCGGAACGAAACACTGTACCCTTG AACCCCCAGATCACTGCACTTCGGACTGAACCCAAGCCCCTGCCGCAGGCCCAGCCTCCTGCTGCCCAGGACCAGAACCCTCCCCAGAATGCCAAAATGCAGCCGACTCCACCCTTGTCAGCACCTGTATCCAAATCCACTGGCCCCCCGTGTCCCATAGATCAGGACAGTCCGAGCGTTGAAAGCAAAGTGATGTCTGTGGGCAGCCCTGCCAACTCTACCCCATTGCAGACAGAAGGATTTGGACAGAGTTCGACCCCCAATAATCGGGCAGTCAGCCCAGTTTCCCAAGGTAGCAATAGCTCCACTGCAGATCCCAAAGGTCCTCCGCAGCAGGTGTCTGGTGGGGACCCATCCAGTTTGGGTGAGAATCCAGATGGACTTTcacaggagcagctggagcatcGAGAGCGCTCGTTGCAGACTCTGAGAGATATACAGCGCATGCTCTTCCCCGATGAGAAAGAGTTTGCAGGAGGGCAAAGTGGGGGGCCACCTCCAAATGCTGGGGTGCTGGATGGTCCCCAAAAGAAACCTGAAGGGCCGATACAGGCTATGATGGCTCAATCCCAAAGTTTAGGCAAAGGTTCAGGGTCTCGGACAGATGGAGGGCCCTCATTTGGCCCTCAAGGACACAGGGACATGCCTTTTTCCCCAGATGAAATGGGGCCACCACCAATGACCTCCCAGTCAGGACCTATAGGCCCAGACCACCTGGACCACATGACTCCTGAGCAAGTGGCCTGGctcaagctgcagcaggagttctatgaagagaagagaaggaagcaggagcagGTGGTGGTGCAGCAGTGTTCGCTGCAGGACATGATGGTCCATCAGCATGGGCCACGTGGAGTGGTCCGAGGCCCTCCTCCTCCCTACCAGATGACCCCTGGGGAGGGCTGGGGACCTGGGGGTCCAGAGCCCTTCCCTGAAGGCATGAACATGTCGCACTCTCTGCCCCCCCGGGGCATGGCCCCACATCCCAACGTGCCTGGGAGCCAGATGCGCCTGCCTGGTTTTGCAGGAATGATGAACCCTGACATGGAGGGCCCCAGTGTCCCGAATCCTGCCTCACGGCCTGGGCTTTCGGGAGTTAGTTGGCCAGATGATGTGCCAAAAATCCCAGATGGCCGAAACTTCCCTCCTGGACAGGGTGTCTTCAGCGGCCCTGGCCGAGGGGAGCGGTTCCCCAACCCACAAGGTCTGCCTGAAGAGCTGTatcagcagcagctggctgaGAAGCAGATGGGCCTCCCTCCTGGCCTGAACATGGAAAGCATCAGGCCCGGCATGGAGATAAACAGAATGATGCCCTCCCAGAGACACATGGAGCCTGGGAACAATCCCATCTTCCCTCGCATGCCAGTGGAAGGGCCGATGAGCCCCTCTAGGGGGGACTTCCCAAAAGGAATACCCCCACAAATGGCCtctggcagggagctggagttCGGGATGGGCCCTGGCAGCATGAAGGGGGACATGGGCATGAGTGTCAGCATGGGCTCCAATCCGCCCCTGGTCCCTCAGAAGCTGAGGGAGGCAGGAGTCGTGCCGGAAGAGATGATGAAACTGCGCCCCGTTGTGCCGGAGATGCTCTCCTCTCAGCAGAAAATGGTGCCGCTGCCGTTCGGAGAGCACCCGCAGCAAGAGTATGGCATGGGTCCCCGGCCTTTCCTCCCCATGTCTCAGGGCCCAGGAGTTGGTCTCCGAAATCTCAGAGAACAGATTGGGCCTGACCAAAGGACTAACAACCGGCTCAGCCACATGCCGCCACTACCTCTCAATCCCACCAGTAACCCTAATAGCCTCAACACTGCTCCGCCTGTGCAGCGCAGCCTAGGCCGCAAGCCCTTGGATATCTCTGCAGCCGGTCAGGTGCATTCGCCAGGAATCAACCCTCTCAAGTCCCCCACGATGCGCCAGGTCCAGTCTCCCATGATGGGGTCTCCCTCGGGGAACCTCAAGTCCCCTCAGACGCCCTCCCAGCTGGCAGGAATGCTCGCAGgccccactgctgcagctgccgcTGCCTCCATTAAGTCCCCCCCTGTCTTGgggtctgctgctgcttctcctgtccACCTCAAGTCTCCGTCTCTCCCTGCACCTTCTCCTGGATGGACTTCATCTCCAAAGCCTCCTTTGCAGAGCCCTGGGATTCCCCCGAACCACAAGGCGTCTCTCACCATGTCCTCTCCAGCCATGCTGGGGAACGTGGAGTCAG GTGGCCCACCTCCTTCCACAGCCAGCCAGTCTGCTCCTGTGACTCTCCCTGGAAACCTTCCCTCTAGCAGTCCTTACACAATGCCTCCAGAGCCAACCCTCTCCCAGAATCCCCTCTCCATAATGATGTCCAGGATGTCCAAATTTGCCATGCCCAGCTCTACTCCACTTTATCATGATGCCATCAAAACTGTGGCCAGCTCGGATGATGACTCCCCTCCAGCACGCTCCCCAAATTTGCCACCTATGAACAGCGTACCAG GAATGGGCATTAATTCTCAGAATCCTCGAATTTCAGGTCCAAACCCAGTGGGTCCAATGCCAACCCTTAGCCCAATGGGAATGACCCAGCCTCTTTCCCATAACAACCAGATGCCCTCTCCAAATGCTATGGGACCCAATATACCTCCTCATGGGGTCCCTGTGGGACCTGGCCTGATGTCACACAACCCAATGATGGGGCACAGTTCCCAGGAGTCTCCAATGGTACCTCAAGGACGCCTGGGCTTCCCACAGGGGTTCCCTCCTGTACAGTCCCCTCCACAGCAGGTGCCATTTCCACACAACGGGCCCAGCGGTGGACAAGGCAACTTCCCAGCGGGAATGGGCTTCCATGGAGAAGGACCTCTGGGGCGTCCTACCAACTTGCCCCAAAGTTCGACAGATCCAGCACTTTGCAAGACTGGAGGCCCTGGTGGTCCAGACTCCTTCACAGTTCTTGGAAACAATATGCCTTCAGTTTTCACCGatccagagctgcaggaggtgaTCCGTCCTGGAGCCACAGGAATACCTGAGTTTGACCTGTCCAGGATTATCCCATCAGAGAAGCCTAGCCAGACACTACAGTATTTCCCTCGTGGGGAGGTGCCAGGCCGCAAGCAGCCACAGGGTCCTGGGCCTGGCTTTTCTCACATGCAGGGGATGATAGGAGAGCAGACCCCGAGGATGGGACTAACGCTGCCTGGTATGGGAGGCCCTGGGCCAGTGGGAACTCCAGATATCCCTCTTGGGACGGCTCCATCCATGCCAGGTCATAACCCGATGAGGCCGcctgccttcctgcagcagggcatGATGGGGCCACACCACCGCATGATGTCACCAGCACAGACGGCGATGCCTGGGCAGCCCGCACTCATGAGCAACCCTGTGGCCGCTGTGGGCATGATCCCTGGCAAGGACCGAGCCCCTGCGGGGCTGTACAGCCACCCGGGGCCTGTTGGGTCACCTGGCATGATGATGTCAATGCAGGGCATGATGGGACCCCAACAAAACATCATGATTCCCCCCCAGATGAGGCCCCGAGGTATGGCTGCTGACGTTGGCATGGGAGGATTTAGCCAAGGCCCTGGAAACCCAGGGAACATGATGTTTTGA